The Sulfitobacter guttiformis genome contains a region encoding:
- a CDS encoding iron-sulfur cluster assembly scaffold protein, producing the protein MSNDTDLIKLYSARILALATDIPNLGRLERPDASVTRRSPLCGSSVTVDVMISDGHLSALGQDVKACALGQAAASITAQAAQGATLETVQRGRDQLKAMLKGKGGVPDAPFDGFEVLTPAVEYKNRHASILLSIEALAEAMDAATG; encoded by the coding sequence ATGTCCAACGACACCGATCTGATCAAGCTCTACTCCGCGCGTATACTCGCACTCGCGACTGATATTCCTAATTTGGGGAGGCTAGAGAGGCCCGACGCGAGCGTGACGCGCCGCTCGCCCTTGTGCGGATCAAGTGTGACAGTCGATGTGATGATATCCGACGGCCACCTGTCCGCCCTCGGTCAGGACGTGAAAGCATGTGCGTTGGGCCAGGCAGCAGCGTCAATCACCGCACAAGCAGCCCAAGGCGCGACATTGGAAACCGTTCAGCGCGGCCGCGATCAACTCAAGGCTATGTTAAAGGGCAAGGGCGGAGTACCCGACGCTCCGTTTGATGGGTTTGAAGTGCTGACCCCCGCTGTGGAATACAAGAACCGGCATGCTTCGATCCTGCTGAGCATCGAAGCACTCGCCGAAGCGATGGACGCTGCAACCGGCTGA
- the gluQRS gene encoding tRNA glutamyl-Q(34) synthetase GluQRS, translating to MTLATRFAPSPTGPLHLGHAYSALLAYGLAQAANGRFLLRIEDIDLSRARPEWEAQIYSDLAWLGIEWELPVMRQSKRQPAYDAALDKLWQRGVLYPCYCSRADIAAATAAPQEGAPMLGPDGLIYPGTCRTDHPPTTVRPRDLPLRLNMAWACAQLDWPLGFTEEGSGTAQYVPITADEMQRGVGDIVLARRDMGTSYHLSVVLDDAAQHITHVVRGRDLLEATAIHVVVQALLDLPTPVYHHHRLIRDETGKRLAKRDNARAIALMRSEGHSVKDIQSIIGL from the coding sequence TTGACGCTAGCAACCCGTTTTGCGCCGTCTCCAACAGGGCCGCTGCATCTTGGCCATGCCTATTCTGCCCTCTTGGCATATGGTCTGGCACAGGCGGCCAATGGACGGTTTTTATTGAGAATCGAAGATATTGACCTCTCACGTGCACGCCCCGAGTGGGAGGCGCAAATATACAGTGATCTTGCGTGGCTCGGCATCGAATGGGAACTACCCGTTATGCGACAATCTAAGCGCCAGCCAGCCTACGATGCCGCCCTCGATAAGCTCTGGCAGCGCGGTGTCCTTTATCCTTGCTACTGTTCGCGTGCCGATATTGCCGCAGCTACGGCCGCGCCGCAAGAAGGTGCGCCGATGTTGGGGCCGGATGGCCTTATCTACCCAGGCACATGCAGGACCGATCATCCGCCAACCACAGTGCGCCCGCGCGATTTGCCATTGCGGCTTAATATGGCGTGGGCTTGCGCGCAGCTCGACTGGCCGCTGGGGTTTACCGAGGAGGGATCAGGCACCGCGCAATATGTTCCGATTACCGCAGATGAAATGCAACGCGGTGTCGGGGATATCGTCCTCGCTCGGCGGGATATGGGCACGTCCTATCACCTATCAGTCGTTCTCGATGATGCCGCCCAACACATTACTCATGTGGTGCGCGGGCGTGATCTGCTTGAAGCTACCGCCATTCATGTCGTCGTTCAGGCGCTGCTAGATCTTCCGACACCGGTGTACCATCACCATAGGCTGATCCGCGATGAGACGGGGAAGCGATTGGCCAAACGCGACAATGCCCGCGCCATCGCACTCATGCGCAGCGAAGGACATTCCGTGAAGGATATTCAATCTATAATAGGACTTTAA
- a CDS encoding class I SAM-dependent DNA methyltransferase has protein sequence MSVFLDQAFTDRDADHTRLFYDEWSSLYDVDLAEQGYATPARCAAALAAFAPDRSVPVLDFGCGTGLSGEALKEVGFTTVDGVDISPAMLAVAEQKNIYRGLQQIPPGEKPEGGYALISAVGVIGLGAAPATTFDLLMQALPSGGKLVFSLNDLALADPGQMGRLNEWIDCSAAQILFAEYGLHLPGKSMKSTVYVMEKY, from the coding sequence ATGAGTGTTTTTCTGGATCAAGCTTTCACCGACCGCGACGCGGATCATACCCGTTTGTTTTATGACGAATGGTCGTCTCTATATGATGTCGATTTGGCCGAGCAGGGCTACGCCACACCTGCGCGTTGCGCGGCAGCACTCGCAGCATTTGCGCCTGATAGGTCCGTGCCAGTGCTGGATTTTGGTTGCGGTACGGGATTGTCCGGCGAGGCGCTTAAGGAAGTAGGATTCACCACGGTCGACGGTGTAGATATTTCACCCGCGATGCTCGCCGTGGCAGAGCAGAAAAATATCTACCGTGGCCTGCAACAGATACCACCGGGTGAAAAACCCGAGGGTGGATATGCTTTAATCAGTGCGGTTGGCGTGATCGGCCTTGGGGCCGCACCGGCGACAACCTTCGATCTTTTGATGCAGGCTCTCCCGTCTGGCGGTAAGCTGGTATTCTCCCTCAACGATCTGGCCCTTGCTGATCCGGGCCAGATGGGGCGCCTCAACGAATGGATCGATTGTAGTGCGGCACAGATATTGTTTGCGGAATACGGTCTACACCTTCCCGGAAAATCGATGAAATCAACAGTATACGTCATGGAAAAATATTGA
- the hisI gene encoding phosphoribosyl-AMP cyclohydrolase, with protein sequence MSFDPLTLKYNEAGLIPAIAQDHESGDVLMMAWMNAESLMKTLETGQVTYWSRSRQAFWAKGATSGNVQTLKEMRVDCDRDCLMMQVAQIGAACHTGRRSCFFTGVTIEGEKDLG encoded by the coding sequence ATGTCCTTTGATCCTTTGACCCTGAAATATAACGAAGCAGGGCTGATACCCGCGATTGCGCAGGATCACGAATCCGGCGACGTGCTGATGATGGCGTGGATGAATGCGGAGAGCCTGATGAAAACTCTGGAAACGGGGCAGGTGACCTACTGGAGCCGCTCGCGGCAGGCGTTCTGGGCCAAGGGGGCGACGTCGGGAAATGTCCAAACGCTCAAGGAAATGCGGGTGGATTGTGACCGTGATTGTTTGATGATGCAGGTAGCGCAGATAGGTGCGGCCTGTCACACGGGCCGGCGCAGCTGCTTTTTTACCGGTGTGACTATTGAGGGTGAAAAAGACCTCGGATGA